A portion of the Krasilnikovia cinnamomea genome contains these proteins:
- a CDS encoding carboxypeptidase-like regulatory domain-containing protein, whose product MTTHLRARAVQAGAFLALTGGILVIAPAAAQAAPPTVSIDSLSSTDVPSGGRTTVRYTITNGNNATPGGDATIRVSVTGMGCSGDCSPAAKIEAGQSQSFTAQLTAPPVDPGQTKTVTVQIAASLGSETDNASQTVTVRGADKPKTVRQISGRVKDSDGKALSGATVGLQDSAGHRYSTTSGNDGGYQFTSSDSQPIATGNIIVGAAKSGFKTVTVNVQGEANRAINVPLTLASVAATPTATPSATATASAQPSTNAAVDPPTEPTETPAAGPEPTNAAANQDSGSGSLLFIILGGLLVAAGIGAIVLVLMRRKGNDDDSDGSAASGATPQSPNRYPGGDATRVGAPAGSGANEATMVTAAPSIRDAPTMLQQPVPAADEFPDPYGAPPMPQGSYAGPGGWGSAPAAAGAAGAYGAPAVAAGGYGQYGAAAVPAQASGYDDYGYAAPEHEDGYGGYGAADGYGGAQQQQRYDEPTGMYRPQPAGGYDQGPGYDQGYGDQGGYGAEPEYPPAGRGRPDAGGGAYRSGGYPPAPGGGPDQGGYGAWSGPGGGAPPAGGGYGGAPAAGGGYGPPTAGYGPGEGYAPAPGYGPPAGGGYPDQGGPGHAGQGGGYDARATYGRPGGGYGGPPEQGQGRGGHRDDEGYYEQGGRQGGPPPQQQWHNG is encoded by the coding sequence GTGACAACGCACCTACGTGCCCGGGCTGTCCAGGCCGGTGCGTTCCTGGCACTGACCGGCGGGATTCTGGTGATCGCCCCGGCGGCGGCCCAGGCTGCCCCGCCAACAGTCTCGATCGACAGCCTGTCGTCGACGGATGTGCCTTCCGGCGGCCGCACGACGGTGCGGTACACCATCACCAACGGCAACAACGCGACGCCCGGCGGTGACGCGACGATCCGGGTGTCGGTCACCGGCATGGGGTGCAGCGGCGACTGCAGTCCGGCCGCGAAGATCGAGGCCGGGCAGAGCCAGAGCTTCACCGCGCAACTCACCGCCCCGCCGGTCGACCCGGGCCAGACCAAGACGGTCACGGTCCAGATCGCCGCGTCCCTCGGCTCCGAGACCGATAACGCGTCCCAGACCGTGACCGTGCGCGGTGCCGACAAGCCGAAGACCGTGCGGCAGATCTCCGGCCGGGTCAAGGACAGCGACGGCAAGGCCCTGTCCGGCGCCACGGTGGGCCTGCAGGACAGCGCCGGCCACCGGTACAGCACCACCAGCGGCAACGACGGCGGCTACCAGTTCACCTCGTCGGACTCCCAGCCCATCGCCACCGGCAACATCATCGTCGGCGCGGCGAAGTCCGGCTTCAAGACCGTCACCGTCAACGTGCAGGGCGAGGCCAATCGGGCCATCAACGTGCCGCTCACCCTCGCCTCCGTCGCCGCCACGCCGACCGCGACGCCGTCGGCGACCGCCACGGCCAGCGCGCAGCCCTCGACGAACGCCGCGGTCGACCCGCCGACCGAGCCCACGGAGACACCCGCCGCGGGCCCCGAGCCGACCAACGCCGCCGCCAACCAGGACAGCGGTTCCGGCTCGCTGCTCTTCATCATCCTCGGTGGACTGCTCGTCGCCGCCGGGATCGGCGCGATCGTGCTCGTGCTGATGCGGCGCAAGGGCAACGACGACGACTCCGACGGCTCCGCCGCCAGCGGCGCCACCCCGCAGAGCCCCAACCGGTACCCCGGTGGCGACGCGACCCGGGTAGGCGCCCCGGCCGGCAGCGGCGCCAACGAGGCCACGATGGTCACGGCGGCGCCCTCGATCCGCGACGCGCCGACCATGCTGCAGCAGCCGGTACCGGCTGCCGACGAGTTCCCCGACCCGTACGGCGCACCGCCGATGCCGCAGGGCAGCTACGCCGGCCCCGGTGGCTGGGGCTCCGCCCCCGCCGCGGCCGGCGCCGCCGGGGCGTACGGCGCACCGGCGGTCGCGGCCGGCGGCTACGGCCAGTACGGCGCCGCGGCGGTTCCCGCCCAGGCCAGCGGCTACGACGACTACGGCTACGCCGCGCCCGAGCACGAGGACGGGTACGGCGGTTACGGCGCGGCCGACGGCTACGGCGGGGCGCAACAGCAGCAGCGCTACGACGAACCGACCGGCATGTACCGCCCGCAGCCCGCAGGCGGCTACGACCAGGGCCCCGGATACGACCAGGGCTATGGCGACCAGGGTGGCTACGGCGCCGAGCCGGAGTACCCGCCCGCCGGGCGCGGCCGCCCCGACGCGGGTGGCGGCGCCTACCGGTCCGGCGGCTACCCACCGGCGCCCGGCGGTGGCCCCGACCAGGGCGGCTACGGCGCCTGGTCCGGCCCGGGCGGCGGCGCACCCCCCGCCGGTGGCGGGTACGGCGGCGCTCCGGCGGCCGGTGGCGGGTACGGCCCGCCGACCGCCGGGTACGGCCCGGGTGAGGGCTACGCCCCCGCCCCCGGCTACGGCCCGCCCGCCGGCGGCGGATATCCCGACCAGGGTGGCCCCGGACACGCGGGCCAGGGCGGCGGCTACGACGCCCGCGCCACGTACGGCCGTCCCGGTGGCGGCTACGGCGGCCCGCCCGAGCAGGGCCAGGGCCGTGGTGGACACCGCGACGACGAGGGCTACTACGAGCAGGGTGGCCGCCAGGGCGGGCCACCGCCCCAGCAGCAGTGGCATAACGGCTGA